One window from the genome of Thermococcus siculi encodes:
- a CDS encoding radical SAM protein encodes MIAFGPVPSRRLGKSLGINNIPDKVCSFACVYCQIGRTLRMEIERRPFYEPELIFEEVSRKVEEARGKGEVIDYLTFVPDGEPTLDVNLGIEAELLKTLGIPLAILTNSSLIWREDVRADLLHFDLVSLKLDAVSEPLWRRIDRPHKSLSLERILDGMLEFRGEFRGRLITETMLVAGIDYGDEFERLADFLAELKPEKAYIAVPTRPPAEPWVKPADEETINRAFQSLAERLGPEKVEYLIGYEGNAFAFTGDVEEDLLSITAVHPMREDAVKEFLKNAGADWDVIEKLLEEGRIIELEYGGRRFYMRALPSRRKP; translated from the coding sequence ATGATAGCCTTCGGACCCGTCCCGTCGAGACGCCTTGGGAAGAGCCTTGGAATAAACAACATTCCCGATAAGGTCTGCTCCTTCGCCTGTGTCTACTGCCAAATAGGAAGGACCCTGAGGATGGAGATCGAGAGGAGGCCCTTCTACGAACCTGAGCTTATATTCGAGGAGGTCTCACGAAAGGTCGAGGAGGCCCGTGGTAAAGGGGAGGTGATAGACTACCTGACCTTCGTCCCCGACGGTGAGCCGACTTTAGATGTCAACCTCGGAATTGAGGCGGAACTTTTGAAGACCCTTGGAATTCCCCTCGCGATACTCACGAACTCATCGCTGATATGGCGCGAAGATGTTAGGGCAGACCTTCTTCACTTTGATCTCGTTTCCCTCAAGCTGGACGCCGTCAGCGAGCCGCTCTGGAGGAGGATTGACAGACCCCACAAAAGCCTGAGCCTTGAGCGTATCCTGGACGGCATGCTGGAATTCCGGGGGGAGTTCCGGGGCAGGCTCATAACGGAGACCATGCTGGTTGCCGGAATCGACTACGGGGACGAGTTCGAGAGGCTCGCGGACTTTCTCGCGGAGCTGAAGCCGGAGAAGGCCTACATAGCCGTCCCGACGAGGCCGCCGGCGGAGCCATGGGTAAAACCTGCGGACGAGGAGACGATAAACCGCGCCTTCCAGAGCCTTGCGGAGAGGCTCGGCCCGGAGAAGGTCGAATACCTCATCGGCTACGAGGGGAACGCCTTCGCCTTCACGGGGGACGTTGAGGAGGACCTGCTGAGCATAACGGCCGTCCACCCCATGAGGGAGGATGCCGTGAAGGAGTTTCTGAAAAACGCGGGTGCCGACTGGGACGTTATCGAAAAGCTCCTGGAAGAGGGGAGAATAATAGAGCTGGAGTACGGGGGCAGGAGGTTCTACATGCGCGCCCTCCCGAGCAGGAGAAAACCTTAA